The Littorina saxatilis isolate snail1 linkage group LG13, US_GU_Lsax_2.0, whole genome shotgun sequence genome contains a region encoding:
- the LOC138983817 gene encoding homocysteine S-methyltransferase YbgG-like isoform X1: MHYGHMWSHCVDCSNRFSETTLTLSPLRRCIQFWSQEVIEQLIQGNKPVPPKMAAKTKVVVLDGGSGFSLVEAGHKEIEKDPLWSALLVKTQPQAIVDLHKQFYRSGADIVVTATYQASIEGYVKKFGMTQSEAADVVTEGINLAKQARHQMQSESGRKCWVAGSVGPYGATLCDMSEYHGKYAEKMTSQELTEWHSRRLAAIVKGQPDILAVETIPVVKEAEAILESLKSFPESRAWVSFQCKDEAHTGHGEKLSDAIRTSLQSDNVIAVGVNCTNANYITPLLKSLSHLDIKVPILVKPNKGGLSGEAPATTSLDEKAPEWIQHGATWLGGCCYYGPRDIASLRHFLDSQPELELSGPTL; encoded by the exons ATGCACTATGGTCACATGTGGTCACACTGTGTAGATTGCAGCAATCGTTTTTCGGAGACCACGTTGACGTTGTCTCCATTGCGG CGCTGCATACAATTTTGGTCTCAAGAAGTCATCGAGCAACTTATTCAAGGGAACAAACCCGTGCCACCTAAAATGGCCGCGAAAACGAAGGTTGTCGTTCTTGATGGTGGAAGTGGTTTCTCACTCGTAGAAGCTGGCCATAAGGAAATAGAA aAAGATCCTCTTTGGTCGGCTTTGCTCGTTAAAACTCAACCACAGGCTATTGTGGATCTCCATAAACA GTTTTACCGCAGCGGTGCAGACATCGTTGTGACTGCCACGTACCAAGCGTCAATTGAGGGTTACGTCAAAAAGTTCGGAATGACGCAATCAGAGGCTGCAGATGTCGTCACGGAGGGAATCAATCTTGCAAAGCAAGCACGTCACCAAATGCAGAGCGAATCAG GTCGCAAATGCTGGGTTGCCGGAAGTGTAGGACCGTATGGCGCCACCCTTTGTGACATGTCAGAGTACCATGGGAAATACGCAGAGAAGATGACATCACAG GAGCTGACGGAGTGGCACAGCAGACGACTGGCGGCCATCGTGAAGGGACAGCCGGACATTCTGGCTGTTGAGACCATCCCGGTGGTCAAAGAGGCGGAGGCCATTTTGGAAAGTCTCAAGTCATTTCCGGAGAGTCGCGCGTGGGTGTCTTTCCAGTGCAAG GACGAAGCTCACACCGGCCACGGCGAGAAACTGAGTGACGCAATACGTACGTCATTGCAATCTGACAACGTCATAGCGGTGGGCGTCAACTGCACCAACGCAAATTACATCACACCCTTGCTGAAGAGTCTGTCACATCTGGACATCAAAGTGCCCATACTGGTCAAACCCAACAAAGGGGGGCTGTCTGG AGAAGCGCCCGCTACAACGTCTCTTGACGAAAAAGCTCCAGAGTGGATTCAACATGGCGCCACCTGGTTGGGCGGATGTTGCTATTACGGACCACGTGACATCGCCAGCCTACGTCACTTCCTGGACAGCCAGCCTGAATTGGAGCTTTCCGGGCCGACTCTGTGA
- the LOC138983817 gene encoding homocysteine S-methyltransferase YbgG-like isoform X2 — translation MHYGHMWSHCVDCSNRFSETTLTLSPLRKDPLWSALLVKTQPQAIVDLHKQFYRSGADIVVTATYQASIEGYVKKFGMTQSEAADVVTEGINLAKQARHQMQSESGRKCWVAGSVGPYGATLCDMSEYHGKYAEKMTSQELTEWHSRRLAAIVKGQPDILAVETIPVVKEAEAILESLKSFPESRAWVSFQCKDEAHTGHGEKLSDAIRTSLQSDNVIAVGVNCTNANYITPLLKSLSHLDIKVPILVKPNKGGLSGEAPATTSLDEKAPEWIQHGATWLGGCCYYGPRDIASLRHFLDSQPELELSGPTL, via the exons ATGCACTATGGTCACATGTGGTCACACTGTGTAGATTGCAGCAATCGTTTTTCGGAGACCACGTTGACGTTGTCTCCATTGCGG aAAGATCCTCTTTGGTCGGCTTTGCTCGTTAAAACTCAACCACAGGCTATTGTGGATCTCCATAAACA GTTTTACCGCAGCGGTGCAGACATCGTTGTGACTGCCACGTACCAAGCGTCAATTGAGGGTTACGTCAAAAAGTTCGGAATGACGCAATCAGAGGCTGCAGATGTCGTCACGGAGGGAATCAATCTTGCAAAGCAAGCACGTCACCAAATGCAGAGCGAATCAG GTCGCAAATGCTGGGTTGCCGGAAGTGTAGGACCGTATGGCGCCACCCTTTGTGACATGTCAGAGTACCATGGGAAATACGCAGAGAAGATGACATCACAG GAGCTGACGGAGTGGCACAGCAGACGACTGGCGGCCATCGTGAAGGGACAGCCGGACATTCTGGCTGTTGAGACCATCCCGGTGGTCAAAGAGGCGGAGGCCATTTTGGAAAGTCTCAAGTCATTTCCGGAGAGTCGCGCGTGGGTGTCTTTCCAGTGCAAG GACGAAGCTCACACCGGCCACGGCGAGAAACTGAGTGACGCAATACGTACGTCATTGCAATCTGACAACGTCATAGCGGTGGGCGTCAACTGCACCAACGCAAATTACATCACACCCTTGCTGAAGAGTCTGTCACATCTGGACATCAAAGTGCCCATACTGGTCAAACCCAACAAAGGGGGGCTGTCTGG AGAAGCGCCCGCTACAACGTCTCTTGACGAAAAAGCTCCAGAGTGGATTCAACATGGCGCCACCTGGTTGGGCGGATGTTGCTATTACGGACCACGTGACATCGCCAGCCTACGTCACTTCCTGGACAGCCAGCCTGAATTGGAGCTTTCCGGGCCGACTCTGTGA
- the LOC138983817 gene encoding homocysteine S-methyltransferase YbgG-like isoform X3, producing MAAKTKVVVLDGGSGFSLVEAGHKEIEKDPLWSALLVKTQPQAIVDLHKQFYRSGADIVVTATYQASIEGYVKKFGMTQSEAADVVTEGINLAKQARHQMQSESGRKCWVAGSVGPYGATLCDMSEYHGKYAEKMTSQELTEWHSRRLAAIVKGQPDILAVETIPVVKEAEAILESLKSFPESRAWVSFQCKDEAHTGHGEKLSDAIRTSLQSDNVIAVGVNCTNANYITPLLKSLSHLDIKVPILVKPNKGGLSGEAPATTSLDEKAPEWIQHGATWLGGCCYYGPRDIASLRHFLDSQPELELSGPTL from the exons ATGGCCGCGAAAACGAAGGTTGTCGTTCTTGATGGTGGAAGTGGTTTCTCACTCGTAGAAGCTGGCCATAAGGAAATAGAA aAAGATCCTCTTTGGTCGGCTTTGCTCGTTAAAACTCAACCACAGGCTATTGTGGATCTCCATAAACA GTTTTACCGCAGCGGTGCAGACATCGTTGTGACTGCCACGTACCAAGCGTCAATTGAGGGTTACGTCAAAAAGTTCGGAATGACGCAATCAGAGGCTGCAGATGTCGTCACGGAGGGAATCAATCTTGCAAAGCAAGCACGTCACCAAATGCAGAGCGAATCAG GTCGCAAATGCTGGGTTGCCGGAAGTGTAGGACCGTATGGCGCCACCCTTTGTGACATGTCAGAGTACCATGGGAAATACGCAGAGAAGATGACATCACAG GAGCTGACGGAGTGGCACAGCAGACGACTGGCGGCCATCGTGAAGGGACAGCCGGACATTCTGGCTGTTGAGACCATCCCGGTGGTCAAAGAGGCGGAGGCCATTTTGGAAAGTCTCAAGTCATTTCCGGAGAGTCGCGCGTGGGTGTCTTTCCAGTGCAAG GACGAAGCTCACACCGGCCACGGCGAGAAACTGAGTGACGCAATACGTACGTCATTGCAATCTGACAACGTCATAGCGGTGGGCGTCAACTGCACCAACGCAAATTACATCACACCCTTGCTGAAGAGTCTGTCACATCTGGACATCAAAGTGCCCATACTGGTCAAACCCAACAAAGGGGGGCTGTCTGG AGAAGCGCCCGCTACAACGTCTCTTGACGAAAAAGCTCCAGAGTGGATTCAACATGGCGCCACCTGGTTGGGCGGATGTTGCTATTACGGACCACGTGACATCGCCAGCCTACGTCACTTCCTGGACAGCCAGCCTGAATTGGAGCTTTCCGGGCCGACTCTGTGA